The genomic region GACGCACCATCAGATGCGCTGTTCACCTGCCTGTGCCTTCGATTTCATTCCCGCAAGCCCGCCTGGCTTGCGAATGTGAGGATCCGGCAGGCCCGGTGCGCCCTCTACGCCTGTCTTCCATACGGAGACGTCGTGGGGCGCGCACCACCTCGTGCCTTCGGCCGAGGTCATCGGGAGGCATGGCGGCGCGGCTGACTACGATCTTCCCGGACCCGGGGCGTGTCGAGCGCGCCGGGGGAAACCGATCATGGGGGAAGCAATGCGCAAGACGCTCACGGCGACGGCCTTCGTACTGGCGGCCGCTCTGCTGACCGGCTGCGGGGGTGACGCGGAGAAGCCCGCCGGCACGGGCAAGGGGAGCAGCCCCGCCGCTCAGGAGCCCGCGAAGTCGGAGGAGACCGGCGGCGGCGCCGTCGAGGAAGGCGCCTCGCACGAGGTGACGATCAAGGTCGAGGGGACGGGCAAGAGCACCGTCATGTACACCCTCGACGACTCGGACTTCGCGGAGGTGGAACTGCCGTGGACGAAGACGGCCACCATCGCCCCGCGGGGCGCGGAGCGAGAGGTCGGCCGGCTGGTGCTGGTGACGCCGGGAAACACGACGGGGGCAGACGGCATGCTCGTCGCGGCGGGGTGTTCCATCACCGTCGACGGTAAAACGGTCGTCGAGAACAAGGGCGGCAAGACGGGCAAGCCCTGCTCGTACACGCTCAAGTAGGTGCTCAGCCGGTGGCGCGGGACCCGGTGCGGCTCGATGTGAGACTACGGACCGTACGGGGCGCCGAAATCCCAGGTCGCGGGCGGCCCACACGTCCGCAGCCTCTCTCCGACCCGGCCTCCCGGGGCCCGCACCACGTGTGAGTGGTGCGGGCCCCGGCGGTCCCGTCCGTCAGGCCGGCCGGAGCCAGACCGTCGCCAGCGGCGGGAGCGTCAGCGTGATGCTGGTGTCCCTGCCGTGCGCCTGAACCGCCTCCGGCTTCAGCGGCTCCTCGTTGCGTACGTCGCTGCCGCCGTAGCGGGCCGCGTCCGTGTTCAGGACCTCGACCCAGGCCTCGGGGCCGTCCGGCACGCCGATCCGGTAGTCCTGCCGCACCACCGGGGAGAAGTGGGAGACGGCGATCAGCGGTGAACCGTCCGCGTCGTAGCGGACGAAGGCGAACGCGTTGTCCTCCGCGGCGCCGCCGTCGATCCAGCTGAAGCCCTCCGGTGACGTGTCCCGCTGCCAGAGCGCGGGCAGCGCGTTGTAGACCGCGTTGAGGTCCGTGACCAGGGAGCGGACGCCCCGGTGGTCGCCGGAGGCCTCGTACGTCTCGTCGAGCAGCCACCAGTCCGGGCCGTGGCCCTCGGACCACTCCGCGCCCTGCGCGAACTCCTGGCCCATGAAGAGGAGTTGCTTACCGGGATGGGCCCACATGAAACCCAGGTAGGCCCGGTGGTTGGCCCGCCGCTGCCACCAGTCGCCGGGCATCTTGGTGACCAGGGCCTGCTTGCCGTGCACCACCTCGTCGTGCGAGATCGGCAGCACGTAGTTCTCGCTGTACGCGTACACCATCGAGAAGGTCATCTCGTTGTGGTGGTACTTGCGGTGGATGGGCTCCTTGGACATGTACACGAGCGAGTCGTGCATCCAGCCCATGTTCCACTTCAGGCCGAAGCCCAGGCCGCCGTGGTCCGTGGCGCGGGTTACCCCGTCCCAGGCCGTGGACTCCTCCGCCATCGTGACGACGCCCGGGTTGCGCCGGTAGACCGTCGCGTTCATCTCCTGGAGGAAGGCGACCGCGTCCAGGTTCTCCCGGCCCCCGAACTCGTTCGGCGACCACTGGCCGTCCTCGCGCGAGTAGTCGAGGTAGAGCATGGAGGCGACGGCGTCGACCCGGAGCCCGTCGATGTGGAACTCCTCGCACCAGTAAGTGGCGTTGGATACGAGGAAGTTACGGACCTCCTTGCGGCCGTAGTCGAACTCCAGGGTCCCCCAGTCCGGGTGCGCGGCCCGGTTCGGGTCGGAGTGCTCGTACAGCGGGCGGCCGTCGAACTCCGCGAGCGCCCAGTCGTCGCGGGGGAAGTGCGCCGGCACCCAGTCCATGAGGACGCCGATGCCCGCCGCGTGCAGCGCGTCGACCAGGAAGCGGAAGTCGTCCGGGGTGCCCATGCGGGACGTCGGCGCGTAGAAGCCGGTGACCTGGTAGCCCCAGGAGCCGCCGAAGGGGTGCTCCGAGACCGGCATCAACTCCACGTGGGTGAAGCCGAGTTCACGTACGTAGGCGGGGAGCTGGGAGGCCAGCTGGCGGTAGCTGAGGCCCGGCCGCCAGGAGGGGAGGTGGATCTCGTAGACGGAGAAGGGGGACTCGTGGACCGGCCGGTCGCCCCGGTGGGCCATCCAGTCCGCGTCCTGCCACTCGTGGCGCGAGGCCGTGACCACCGAGGCGGTGGCGGGCGGCACCTCCGTGTGCCGGGCCATCGGGTCGGCCCGCTGGGTGTGCGACCCGTCGGGCCGGCAGATGTCGTACTTGTAGACGGCGCCCTCCCCGACACCCGGGAGGAAGACCTCCCAGACACCGGTGGAGCCGAGCGAGCGCATGGGGAACGCCGTGCCGTCCCAGTAGTTGAAGTCGCCCGTGACGCGGACCCCGCGCGCGTTCGGCGCCCAGACGGTGAACCGGGTGCCGGACACCCCCTGGTGCTCCATCGGCTGTGAGCCGAGCGCCTTCCAGAGCTCCTCGTGCCGGCCCTCGCCGATGAGGTGCAGA from Streptomyces sp. QL37 harbors:
- the glgB gene encoding 1,4-alpha-glucan branching enzyme, which codes for MTARKPSRKSSDPIEVPPTAKPVTTEVTAPTAPPAAAPASAEAPASTEAPVDAPTPPPAKRARARKTAAATTGAPPRPRRGGGSRNVLPATTLDDADRGRLLAGEHHDPHGLLGAHPTSGGVLFRALRPFARSVTVLAGGKRAELQSDGDGFFSGVLPLPAVPDGYRLQVAYDDNTIEVDDPYRFLPAIGELDLHLIGEGRHEELWKALGSQPMEHQGVSGTRFTVWAPNARGVRVTGDFNYWDGTAFPMRSLGSTGVWEVFLPGVGEGAVYKYDICRPDGSHTQRADPMARHTEVPPATASVVTASRHEWQDADWMAHRGDRPVHESPFSVYEIHLPSWRPGLSYRQLASQLPAYVRELGFTHVELMPVSEHPFGGSWGYQVTGFYAPTSRMGTPDDFRFLVDALHAAGIGVLMDWVPAHFPRDDWALAEFDGRPLYEHSDPNRAAHPDWGTLEFDYGRKEVRNFLVSNATYWCEEFHIDGLRVDAVASMLYLDYSREDGQWSPNEFGGRENLDAVAFLQEMNATVYRRNPGVVTMAEESTAWDGVTRATDHGGLGFGLKWNMGWMHDSLVYMSKEPIHRKYHHNEMTFSMVYAYSENYVLPISHDEVVHGKQALVTKMPGDWWQRRANHRAYLGFMWAHPGKQLLFMGQEFAQGAEWSEGHGPDWWLLDETYEASGDHRGVRSLVTDLNAVYNALPALWQRDTSPEGFSWIDGGAAEDNAFAFVRYDADGSPLIAVSHFSPVVRQDYRIGVPDGPEAWVEVLNTDAARYGGSDVRNEEPLKPEAVQAHGRDTSITLTLPPLATVWLRPA